One window from the genome of Babylonia areolata isolate BAREFJ2019XMU chromosome 11, ASM4173473v1, whole genome shotgun sequence encodes:
- the LOC143287708 gene encoding uncharacterized protein LOC143287708 produces MAVDRRSKPYYYLSCADVDDKEVEVDEDAPSLKDTSREDIARLVISILCKTEGRATLGKVVARKLRSLKHWNIDTPSALLEFCRTFPQCFAIRPPSSSSEVEEMEVEVTTEMNLCSTHLKKTGSCPEDGECGYLHLCRFFMLAGKCDCGSKAQIRRLYGHQLHSDHNHSILRHYLMDHLSLKEVQTLVRRLHARILQTRPFVCRFYNQGLCKVGPRCICLHLCKRFVFSECKYGEECLHSHDLTDSTVKSILEKYAIPPEELHLVMKGILQEQKALLTIQNPTFTTTTTTPHTAPGGGSGDHPAQTQQQQTGGSRDGERDEARGGHWCPPMETASSRPTSGGCTALVSDHGDGGVDSALPLPAVYSTVFSRRRGHVVSSGGDHLTGVTGREEEEQVTAALGPTPMNPFSYVTVRDMQGQADTDPTKPAGGTGREDAQPAERQESAGYCGTGFAATASATLDCSTTTSRKAEGRIFGQSHDSNFIPLKPADKNFTIKLTPGRPVASVPPQIKIKPELGICRKMDMIAPSSGGGEFDVKKMEKSGVAQEEWSVKTESEITTARSIVSSDTSSKSSAESLQNIISGLIDNVKKLHAKTPGPELHLMQYLSELAQPDKLKKEMKAAEDNERREGDGGAGAGRSEKYLSDGEISDSDHEMEEVVGAAEPPTQEKVLFDYNHRPTVDLISDMLNSRENSPCQETLRPHTPNASSSVPHRLMGTSSCRRKHNIGGKRSSVPELRDSLEEISSANSAVSDIMSSEEDPPDSGSKTTVTSKGSVNVNKTQVGISVKLSESSHIEKGGVKALADKSDNSGQQTWKEVTTESKRKLVSTNVKADEAIKPMATPKDPDRVKKKSEEESVARLCHSRGARSPNRSSRSSSGRKSPGSGRYLPGHRVFSPGRKSSDLGPPPADHMGSCGRRTSPNSKRRPASRASPSGATKSPTGSRRSSPVNRKSSPGNRRSIASRKSPGNNRQSDQGSTKDKRRTSSENKRSEDPRKDASGTNRSSERRRSSDAKRVHPEDKSLASSPRRSSTHHSRSSVSPRRHSSSSRGHMSNRPGYNPGYRKTSRSPDHKRFPQRTESFHREHHRQSPSSGRHQQGAGRSDNEHDKASSGHRRATEIRRKDWNDNERGRMSTDSDHHRFRDREKSNIRKDVDDQSFRSREEVRMEREQIDDRRVRGRSEREQRSVERNPKDRYFDNHSHNRSETHSRHSGHDERRAHSPSRDRTQSHSADRRWESGRMLGSPFLSRHRFSSHTDDSRGPERHRQRLGSREGSRDRGRMSHFSDSHVHTDRGDQWPVEEEGFFQSEGSLDVHSPRNRDGFFHREHTMDNDSRRQPPPRREFRCHSKEKLWNGDDVRFDRSPSRDHGVRKGSLRKRLGPSPVRFGDRPLDDVFPESERDWDDRRSHGERHYSEEVCDINMESCERLEGASGPFCPETGFDREMDRHGDLSSSSRYSSQRMFSKHHEFGNYEERKKTDGRESSSRERRHNEQGQRDVILRHRAHGEERDGWQGPSHSPERSLDRARHDRSAHHSRSSQAALHAEEDSRDSLSFLPESERLALREQIDDLLDKARHSNSRGASPFQGYDENAHVPDISYIEGEETDGRPDLEVDFTDRSPEHHCVSSQFRSQQRSDSHYHRAPSKRPREPLDSEQEEQTFDHKRRRVSRGRGHPSRGHRSWNKNIPGREPQDSRDWNHNKDWEDGGERFSVECGASIPRGSRGQRSRGQNRSNNYRNTGNYHRGGLKIKMVFNHGKADVQGDEQASYHDLDQPHPDEVDVQAQMLDAENEEGFYGERSGARFYGDPSLKDYEEDADLSQGFHDTPCDVGDMIEAQKARVMMKSDLRNLLKTKRGRHFSEPDSEHIKVRVRRPEKTEHFVRNKYVEDEGREVIFAEDY; encoded by the exons ATGGCTGTGGATCGCCGCTCAAAGCCATACTACTATTTAAGCTGTGCGGATGTCGATGACAAGGAAGTGGAAGTCGATGAGGATGCCCCAAGTCTGAAGGACACCAGCAGGGAAGACATTGCCAGGCTTGTCATCAGCATCCTGTGCAAAACCGAGGGCAGAGCCACCCTGGGGAAAGTCGTGGCTCGCAAGCTGCGATCTCTGAAACACTGGAACATCGACACGCCCTCGGCCCTGCTGGAGTTCTGTCGGACTTTCCCACAATGCTTTGCGATCCGCCCACCGTCGTCCAGCtcagaggtggaggagatggaggtAGAGGTGACAACGGAGATGAACCTGTGCTCGACTCACCTGAAGAAGACGGGCAGCTGCCCGGAGGATGGAGAGTGCGGTTATCTCCACCTGTGCAGGTTCTTCATGCTGGCCGGCAAGTGTGACTGTGGCTCCAAGGCCCAGATCCGCCGGCTGTACGGGCACCAGCTTCATAGCGACCACAACCACAGCATTCTGAGG CACTACCTGATGGACCACCTGAGCCTGAAGGAGGTTCAAACCCTGGTCAGACGCCTCCACGCCCGCATCCTCCAGACGCGGCCCTTCGTCTGCCGCTTCTACAACCAGGGGCTTTGCAAGGTGGGCCCTCGCTGCATCTGCCTCCACCTCTGCAAACGCTTCGTCTTCAGCGAGTGCAAGTACGGTGAAGAATGCCTCCACTCTCATGACCTGACAGATTCTACG GTGAAGTCAATCCTGGAAAAGTATGCCATTCCTCCCGAAGAACTGCACCTGGTCATGAAGGGAATCCTACAGGAGCAGAAAGCCCTCCTGACCATCCAGAACcccacattcaccaccaccaccaccaccccacacacagcacccgggggtggtagtggtgatcatcctgcacagacacagcagcagcagacaggtggcagcagagacggagagagagacgaagcGAGGGGCGGCCATTGGTGCCCACCCATGGAGACAGCGAGCAGCAGGCCAACAAGCGGCGGCTGTACAGCACTAGTGTCTGATCATGGAGACGGTGGTGTAGACAGTGCCCTGCCCCTGCCTGCAGTGTACTCCACGGTGTTTTCTCGGAGGAGGGGTCATGTGGTGTCCAGTGGAGGGGACCACCTCACAGGGGTCACAggccgggaggaggaggagcaagtcACGGCAGCTCTTGGCCCGACGCCCATGAACCCCTTCAGTTACGTGACTGTGCGGGACATGCAGGGTCAAGCCGACACAGACCCCACCAAGCCTGCCGGTGGCACTGGCAGGGAGGACGCGCAACCTGCTGAGAGACAGGAAAGTGCAGGGTACTGTGGAACTGGTTTTGCTGCCACTGCCAGTGCCACCTTGgactgctccaccaccaccagcaggaaAGCTGAAGGTAGGATATTTGGTCAGAGCCATGACTCCAACTTCATCCCTTTGAAACCAGCCGATAAAAACTTCACCATCAAACTGACCCCGGGGCGGCCTGTAGCCAGTGTGCCCCCACAAATCAAGATTAAACCGGAACTTGGAATCTGCAGAAAGATGGACATGATCGCACCttcgagtggtggtggtgagtttgaTGTCAAGAAAATGGAGAAATCTGGTGTTGCACAGGAAGAGTGGAGTGTGAAGACTGAAAGTGAGATTACTACAGCTCGCTCCATAGTTTCCTCTGATACTTCTTCCAAGTCCTCTGCTGAGAGTCTTCAAAACATCATCAGCGGGCTCATTGACAACGTGAAGAAGCTGCATGCCAAAACACCAGGTCCGGAGTTACACCTGATGCAGTATTTGTCAGAGCTGGCCCAGCCAGACAAGCTGAAAAAGGAGATGAAGGCAGCAGAAGATaatgaaaggagggaaggggatggaggggcCGGTGCAGGTCGTTCAGAAAAATACCTGTCAGACGGGGAAATCTCTGATTCTGACCATGAAATGGAGGAAGTTGTCGGTGCTGCAGAACCCCCCACACAGGAAAAAGTGCTCTTTGATTATAACCATCGGCCAACAGTGGACTTGATCAGCGACATGCTGAACTCCAGAGAGAACTCCCCTTGCCAGGAAACTCTTCGGCCTCACACACCAAACGCCAGCTCCTCAGTGCCACACAGACTCATGGGGACGAGTTCTTGCAGAAGGAAACACAACATTGGTGGCAAGAGAAGCTCAGTTCCTGAACTGAGGGACAGCTTGGAAGAGATCAGCAGTGCCAACAGTGCCGTTAGTGACATCATGTCCAGTGAAGAGGACCCACCGGACAGTGGCAGCAAGACCACTGTGACCTCCAAGGGGTCAGTGAATGTGAACAAGACCCAGGTGGGGATCTCCGTCAAGCTTTCAGAGTCTTCCCATATTGAGAAAGGAGGGGTGAAAGCATTGGCTGATAAATCAGATAATTCTGGTCAACAGACATGGAAAGAAGTGACAACCGAAAGTAAAAGGAAGCTGGTTTCTACAAATGTCAAGGCTGATGAGGCGATAAAACCTATGGCAACCCCCAAAGACCCAGACAGAGTAAAAAAGAAATCAGAAGAAGAGTCAGTTGCACGCCTTTGCCATTCCAGGGGTGCAAGGTCACCAAACAGATCAAGCAGATCATCTTCAGGTCGCAAGTCTCCTGGTTCGGGAAGATACTTGCCAGGCCACAGAGTGTTCTCCCCTGGCAGAAAGTCTTCAGATCTAGGACCACCACCAGCAGATCACATGGGATCCTGTGGCCGGAGAACATCACCCAACAGCAAAAGGCGTCCTGCGTCCAGGGCATCCCCTTCAGGTGCTACAAAATCCCCAACAGGAAGCAGAAGGTCCTCACCTGTAAACAGGAAATCCTCCCCAGGGAATAGAAGATCAATCGCAAGCAGGAAATCACCTGGAAATAATAGACAGTCTGACCAAGGATCCACAAAAGATAAAAGAAGAACAAGTTCAGAAAATAAAAGATCAGAAGACCCAAGAAAAGATGCATCAGGTACCAACAGGTCCAGCGAAAGGAGACGGTCATCAGATGCAAAAAGAGTTCATCCTGAAGACAAGAGTCTGGCATCCAGTCCCAGGAGGTCATCTACACATCACAGCAGATCATCGGTGAGCCCAAGAAGGCATTCGTCAAGTTCAAGAGGGCACATGTCAAATCGCCCAGGATACAATCCAGGATACAGAAAGACTTCCAGAAGCCCAGACCACAAAAGATTCCCTCAGAGGACGGAGTCATTTCACAGGGAGCATCATCGACAGTCCCCTTCTTCTGGCCGGCACCAACAGGGGGCAGGCAGGTCAGATAACGAACATGACAAAGCGTCTTCCGGTCATCGTAGAGCTACAGAAATTAGGCGGAAGGATTGGAATGACAATGAGAGAGGCAGAATGTCTACAGATAGTGACCATCacaggttcagagacagagaaaaaagtaaCATAAGAAAAGACGTGGATGACCAGAGTTTCAGAAGCAGAGAGGAAGTGAGGATGGAAAGAGAACAAATTGATGATCGCAGAGTCAGAGgcagaagtgagagagagcaaCGCTCAGTGGAAAGGAACCCAAAGGATCGGTATTTTGACAATCATTCTCACAACAGAAGTGAGACCCACAGCAGACACTCTGGACATGATGAGAGGCGGGCCCACAGCCCATCAAGGGACAGGACCCAGTCTCACAGTGCTGACAGGCGATGGGAAAGTGGCCGCATGTTAGGCAGCCCTTTCTTGTCCAGACACCGCTTTTCCAGCCATACAGATGACAGTAGAGGCCCAGAAAGGCACAGGCAGCGGTTGGGGTCAAGAGAAGGTAGCAGAGATAGAGGTCGGATGTCGCATTTCTCAGACAGTCATGTTCATACAGATAGGGGTGACCAGTGGCCTGTCGAGGAAGAAGGCTTCTTTCAGTCAGAAGGTTCTCTGGATGTGCACTCTCCAAGGAATAGAGATGGCTTCTTCCATAGAGAACACACCATGGACAATGATTCAAGAAGACAGCCTCCTCCTCGTAGAGAATTTCGTTGCCATTCAAAAGAGAAACTGTGGAATGGAGATGATGTCAGGTTTGATAGATCACCAAGCAGAGATCATGGTGTTAGGAAAGGCAGTCTGAGAAAAAGGTTGGGTCCTTCGCCTGTGCGGTTTGGAGACCGTCCTTTGGACGACGTTTTTCCAGAATCAGAAAGAGATTGGGATGACCGTAGGTCTCATGGAGAAAGGCATTACTCAGAGGAGGTGTGTGACATCAATATGGAAAGTTGTGAACGACTAGAGGGAGCAAGTGGCCCATTCTGTCCTGAAACAGGATTTGACAGAGAAATGGACCGGCATGGGGACCTTTCCAGTTCCAGCAGATACAGTTCACAAAGAATGTTTTCCAAACATCATGAATTTGGCAactatgaagaaaggaagaaaactgaTGGCCGTGAGAGTAGCAGCAGGGAGAGGCGGCACAATGAGCAAGGGCAGCGTGATGTCATTCTGAGACACAGGGCACACGGtgaggagagggatggatggcAGGGCCCTTCCCATTCTCCAGAGAGGAGCCTTGACAGGGCCAGACATGACCGGTCAGCTCATCACTCCAGGTCTTCACAAGCTGCATTACATGCAGAGGAGGATAGCAGGGATTCCCTCAGCTTTCTCCCAGAGAGTGAACGTCTGGCCCTGAGGGAACAGATTGATGACTTGCTGGACAAGGCTCGCCATAGCAACAGTCGGGGTGCCTCACCATTCCAGGGTTATGATGAAAATGCCCACGTACCAGATATCTCATACATTGAAGGTGAAGAAACAGATGGCAGACCAGATTTGGAGGTGGACTTCACTGATCGCTCTCCAGAACACCACTGTGTGTCTAGTCAGTTCCGTTCACAACAAAGATCTGACAGTCACTATCACCGAGCACCTTCCAAAAGACCAAGGGAACCATTGGACAGTGAGCAAGAAGAGCAGACCTTTGACCACAAGAGGAGGAGAGTCAGTAGGGGTAGAGGACACCCCAGTAGAGGGCACAGAAGTTGGAACAAGAATATTCCAGGCAGAGAGCCTCAGGACAGCAGAGACTGGAACCATAACAAGGACTGGGAAGATGGAGGTGAGAGGTTTTCTGTGGAATGCGGTGCAAGCATACCTAGAGGAAGTCGAGGTCAGAGATCACGTGGACAAAATCGTTCCAACAATTACAGAAATACTGGAAACTACCACAGAGGTGGCTTAAAGATAAAAATGGTCTTCAACCATGGCAAGGCTGATGTTCAGGGTGATGAACAGGCATCTTATCATGATCTGGACCAGCCTCACCCAGATGAGGTTGATGTTCAGGCACAGATGTTGGATGCAGAGAATGAGGAGGGCTTTTACGGGGAACGCTCGGGAGCCAGGTTTTATGGAGATCCCTCCTTGAAGGACTACGAGGAAGATGCTGACCTGAGCCAGGGCTTTCACGACACCCCCTGTGATGTGGGGGACATGATTGAAGCTCAGAAGGCGCGAGTCATGATGAAGTCTGATCTCAGAAACTTGCTCAAGACAAAAAGAGGTCGTCACTTCAGTGAACCAGACAGTGAGCACATCAAGGTGCGAGTACGGCGGCCAGAAAAGACAGAGCACTTTGTCAGAAATAAGTATGTGGAGGACGAAGGGCGGGAAGTGATATTTGCTGAAGATTATTAG